The Candidatus Krumholzibacteriia bacterium genome contains a region encoding:
- a CDS encoding N-acetylmuramoyl-L-alanine amidase has translation MKVCIDAGHGGTDPGAAAGKPSPLVEKDFTLALARALEAACVGRGHRVLMTRRSDRTLSLLARAAFANRFRAEVIVSLHANAASDPRAQGMEVFHFPGSTVGARAARAVLAAMLAAFPGHTDRGVKAARFVVLRETRMPAILVEAEFLTHPVQRRFLRRRSTHRGLARAIAAGLEAALRPAARRARRSRSVRPARRRR, from the coding sequence ATGAAGGTGTGCATCGATGCAGGTCACGGGGGCACCGACCCGGGAGCCGCGGCCGGCAAGCCCTCGCCTCTGGTGGAGAAGGACTTCACCCTGGCCTTGGCGCGCGCCCTGGAAGCTGCCTGCGTCGGGCGAGGACATCGCGTCCTCATGACGCGCCGCTCGGATCGCACTCTCTCCCTCCTGGCCCGGGCGGCTTTCGCCAATCGCTTCCGCGCCGAGGTCATCGTCAGCCTGCATGCGAACGCCGCCAGCGATCCGCGCGCCCAGGGGATGGAGGTCTTCCACTTCCCGGGCTCCACCGTCGGCGCGCGGGCGGCGCGCGCCGTTCTCGCGGCGATGCTGGCCGCCTTTCCCGGGCACACCGACCGCGGCGTCAAGGCTGCCCGCTTCGTCGTCCTGCGGGAGACCCGGATGCCCGCCATCCTGGTGGAAGCCGAGTTCCTCACCCACCCGGTGCAGCGGCGGTTCCTCCGCCGCCGGAGCACCCACCGCGGCCTGGCGCGGGCCATCGCCGCCGGGCTCGAAGCGGCGCTGCGACCCGCAGCGCGGCGTGCACGCCGGAGCCGCTCCGTCCGCCCGGCGAGGCGGCGTCGCTGA
- a CDS encoding cysteine dioxygenase family protein, with the protein MSGGTVDLESNLAPLLPLLRRLDHAAAAADTRAICADVKAALMEELGQGRVPMPEPFLQPVPTGYARRRLFLDPKGRFSVVVMVWGPGQGTPLHDHAGHWCVECVYDGRIRVTSYDREREDQGRILFRQRGTVLSDIGAAGALIPPFEYHTIENPFDTKAVTLHVYEGELTWCNAFEPLEPAGWFRPQRHELGYSA; encoded by the coding sequence GTGTCGGGGGGCACCGTGGACCTCGAATCGAACCTCGCGCCGCTCCTTCCCTTGCTCCGCCGCCTCGATCATGCCGCCGCGGCCGCGGACACGCGCGCCATTTGCGCCGATGTCAAGGCCGCGCTCATGGAGGAGCTCGGACAGGGCCGGGTCCCGATGCCCGAGCCGTTCCTGCAGCCGGTGCCCACGGGCTACGCCCGCCGGCGCCTGTTTCTGGATCCCAAGGGACGCTTCAGTGTCGTGGTCATGGTGTGGGGACCAGGGCAGGGGACGCCGCTCCACGACCATGCGGGGCACTGGTGCGTCGAGTGCGTTTACGACGGGCGGATCCGGGTCACTTCCTACGATCGCGAGCGCGAGGACCAGGGTCGCATCCTCTTCCGCCAGCGCGGCACGGTCCTTTCCGACATCGGCGCCGCCGGCGCCCTCATCCCGCCCTTCGAGTACCACACGATCGAGAATCCCTTCGACACCAAGGCGGTGACGCTGCACGTGTACGAAGGCGAGCTGACCTGGTGCAACGCTTTCGAACCCCTCGAACCCGCCGGCTGGTTCCGGCCGCAGCGCCACGAGCTCGGCTACAGCGCCTGA
- a CDS encoding YiiX family permuted papain-like enzyme produces the protein MSAGKKRSLQALLLLALQTTTLRADELHSWDIIFQTSRSSQSVAIQKATHSVYSHMGLILRRGASIEVLEAADKVRRTPLSQWIADGVEGRYVVMRLRDAESQLSADAVMRLQTAAESFLGRPYDSYFEWSDTSVYCSELVWKVYALGAGIHLGKPVKLREFDLSDPLVQAKLRERFADRIPLEEPVLSPATILCSGELVLVASTPMSAELRDVLFQRGSAELDQEACTQLTAMAGALLRDPNAALRLEGHCSESRDPKSQRALAEKRAQTAKDFLVCLGVEAGRLETSRSSGQGNAGDRVTFVLQ, from the coding sequence ATGTCAGCAGGCAAGAAGAGATCGTTGCAGGCCCTCCTTCTCCTGGCGTTGCAGACCACGACCCTGCGTGCCGACGAGCTGCATTCCTGGGACATCATCTTCCAAACCTCGCGCTCGTCCCAGAGCGTCGCGATCCAGAAGGCGACCCATTCCGTCTACAGCCACATGGGTCTGATCCTGCGGCGGGGTGCATCGATCGAGGTGCTGGAAGCGGCGGACAAGGTGCGGCGGACGCCGCTCTCCCAGTGGATCGCCGACGGCGTCGAGGGTCGCTACGTCGTGATGCGCCTCCGTGATGCGGAGAGCCAGCTGTCCGCAGACGCGGTGATGCGGCTGCAAACCGCCGCCGAATCGTTTCTCGGTCGACCGTACGATTCGTATTTCGAATGGTCCGACACGAGCGTGTACTGCTCTGAACTGGTGTGGAAGGTCTACGCCCTCGGGGCCGGGATCCACCTCGGGAAGCCGGTGAAGCTGCGGGAATTCGACCTTTCGGACCCGCTCGTGCAGGCGAAGCTCCGCGAGCGCTTCGCGGACCGGATTCCTCTGGAAGAGCCGGTGCTCTCCCCTGCCACCATCCTCTGTTCTGGAGAGTTGGTGCTGGTGGCCAGTACGCCGATGTCCGCCGAACTCCGGGACGTCCTGTTCCAACGCGGCAGCGCCGAGCTCGACCAGGAGGCTTGCACCCAACTCACGGCGATGGCAGGAGCGCTGCTGCGGGACCCCAACGCCGCGCTGCGCCTCGAGGGTCACTGCTCCGAGAGCCGCGATCCCAAAAGCCAACGGGCGCTGGCGGAGAAGCGCGCTCAGACCGCGAAGGACTTCCTCGTTTGCTTGGGTGTCGAGGCCGGGCGCCTGGAGACGAGCCGCTCCAGCGGCCAAGGCAATGCGGGCGACCGGGTGACCTTCGTGCTGCAATGA
- a CDS encoding potassium channel family protein, whose amino-acid sequence MSAEAGSAVSAWREHRFLQLLLCVVAGIILLPFLAKFRIVLLVIQVLLLNGILVAMSANRRRSVLRRFLFGACAVNIALQAVSLRLPTTVLPHVADAVGAVVLALCVVAILTHVFRSADITADTIFAAMVAYMFLALAFSRAFVIMQAVSPSNFGLREGVNMDLELLYFSFVTIATLGYGDVTPRLPSAQMLAVLEAVIGQFYVAVLIAWLVSVYAGRRRRG is encoded by the coding sequence GTGAGTGCGGAGGCAGGGAGCGCCGTCTCCGCTTGGCGCGAGCACCGCTTCCTGCAGCTCCTCCTCTGCGTCGTCGCCGGCATCATCCTGCTGCCCTTTCTGGCCAAGTTTCGGATCGTCCTCCTCGTGATCCAGGTCCTGCTCCTCAATGGGATCTTGGTGGCGATGTCGGCCAACCGACGCCGCTCGGTCCTCCGCCGGTTCTTGTTCGGCGCCTGCGCCGTGAATATCGCGCTGCAGGCAGTGAGCCTGCGGCTGCCCACGACCGTGCTGCCGCACGTCGCCGACGCCGTGGGAGCCGTGGTTCTCGCCCTCTGCGTCGTGGCCATCCTCACCCACGTATTCCGGAGCGCCGACATCACCGCCGACACGATCTTCGCCGCCATGGTCGCCTACATGTTCCTGGCGCTGGCTTTCTCCCGCGCCTTCGTGATCATGCAGGCCGTGTCCCCCTCCAATTTCGGTCTGCGCGAAGGTGTGAATATGGACCTGGAGCTTCTCTACTTCAGCTTCGTCACCATTGCTACGCTCGGTTACGGCGACGTGACCCCGCGACTCCCCAGCGCCCAGATGCTGGCGGTGCTGGAAGCGGTCATCGGGCAGTTCTACGTCGCCGTGCTCATCGCTTGGCTGGTCAGCGTCTATGCCGGCCGGCGCAGGAGGGGATGA
- a CDS encoding putative glycoside hydrolase — MMKRVARRLCSTLALFLLLSASARAQTEPPYPHLVNVYLSGEVDDATIAALSRWDAVVLNESWTPAQLERLRSLNPKIKIFVYVLAYEVSRQPATRWSGINLSYVTAEDLWWYDSDGRIASDWYGTGMVNVTSLAPQGALGSWRHFWVEHVVGLVLERPQLDGVYLDNFWRQISWQQQHRRLDSDCNPTHNPSGCDGVPDSPERLDALWHEGLTAIATELRQRFDDIEAYRTRPLALISNAASDYFQWLNGTLYEYFPSGYAGVDYDNPYGYNWNREMWDDIAGYAAAPFRTQPYPFSILNTEAWGSRWEPLRTPSFERHKRFTFVSSLLGSGYYSLDAGHNGNANLWWEPEYDNAGRGKGYLGQPLGPPYRLLAPEGPEVLANPDFSLGTTGWLGMGFSAQGTLRADATSFHSAPQSLRIDVQRVTSPGMFKVWQHPVALAQHEAYTLSFWARGSGEIVVQLYGDGCENQTCWGPRRLRLQPTWRRFDTSFHANGNSAAGLDFLVEAPGSVWLDDVSLRRGDTALFRRDFENGIVLLNYTNMTRFVPLGGRFRRLQVPGSDVFDGSFVTSEYVTPSDARILLRRSPTDAAEGDLVAAPARTLLAPNRPNPFNPQTEIHYTLETGGPVLLAVYDVAGRLVRVLVDGEEKSGLEHVTRWDGRDSEGSEAASGVYVLRLTTPGFTTARKMVLSR; from the coding sequence ATGATGAAAAGGGTAGCCCGGCGTCTGTGCTCCACGTTGGCACTCTTCCTCCTCTTGTCGGCCTCGGCGCGGGCGCAAACGGAGCCGCCCTATCCCCACCTCGTCAACGTCTACCTCTCCGGCGAGGTGGACGACGCGACCATCGCAGCGCTCTCGCGCTGGGACGCGGTGGTTCTCAACGAGAGCTGGACGCCGGCGCAGCTCGAACGCCTGCGCTCACTCAATCCGAAGATCAAGATCTTCGTCTACGTCCTCGCCTACGAAGTATCGCGCCAGCCGGCCACGCGCTGGTCCGGGATCAACTTGTCCTACGTCACCGCCGAGGATCTCTGGTGGTACGACAGCGACGGCCGCATCGCCTCGGATTGGTACGGGACGGGCATGGTGAATGTCACCTCTCTCGCTCCCCAAGGGGCGCTCGGCTCCTGGCGGCATTTCTGGGTGGAGCACGTCGTGGGTCTCGTCCTGGAGCGCCCGCAGCTCGACGGTGTCTATCTGGACAACTTCTGGCGGCAGATCTCCTGGCAACAACAGCACCGGCGGCTCGATTCGGACTGCAACCCGACCCACAACCCGAGCGGCTGTGACGGGGTCCCGGACTCGCCGGAGCGTCTCGACGCCCTCTGGCACGAAGGCCTCACCGCCATCGCGACGGAGCTGCGCCAGCGCTTCGACGACATCGAGGCCTACCGCACTCGTCCCTTGGCTCTCATTTCCAACGCCGCCAGCGACTACTTCCAGTGGCTGAACGGGACGCTCTACGAGTACTTCCCCTCCGGGTATGCCGGCGTCGACTACGACAACCCGTACGGCTACAACTGGAACCGCGAGATGTGGGACGACATCGCGGGCTACGCCGCCGCTCCGTTCCGCACCCAGCCCTATCCGTTCTCCATCCTCAACACCGAGGCCTGGGGCAGCAGGTGGGAACCGCTGCGCACCCCCAGTTTCGAGCGTCACAAACGCTTCACCTTCGTCTCCAGTCTGCTCGGCTCCGGCTACTACAGCCTCGATGCAGGCCACAACGGCAACGCCAACCTGTGGTGGGAGCCGGAGTACGACAATGCCGGCCGCGGCAAGGGCTACTTGGGACAGCCGCTCGGTCCACCCTATCGCCTGCTCGCACCGGAGGGGCCGGAGGTGCTGGCAAATCCGGATTTCAGCCTCGGCACCACGGGTTGGCTGGGCATGGGGTTCAGCGCCCAAGGGACTCTCCGCGCCGACGCCACCAGCTTCCACTCGGCGCCGCAGTCGCTGCGCATCGATGTGCAGCGGGTGACGAGCCCGGGGATGTTCAAGGTCTGGCAGCACCCCGTCGCCCTCGCCCAGCACGAGGCCTACACGCTCTCCTTCTGGGCGCGAGGGAGCGGCGAGATCGTGGTGCAACTGTACGGCGATGGCTGTGAGAACCAGACCTGCTGGGGCCCGCGCCGGCTGCGCTTGCAACCGACCTGGAGGCGTTTCGACACATCCTTCCATGCCAACGGCAACAGCGCCGCGGGGCTGGACTTCCTCGTCGAGGCCCCCGGGAGCGTCTGGCTGGACGACGTCTCGCTCCGGCGCGGCGACACGGCGCTCTTCCGCCGTGACTTCGAGAACGGCATCGTCCTACTCAACTACACCAACATGACGCGCTTCGTACCACTCGGAGGGAGGTTCCGGCGCCTGCAGGTGCCAGGTTCGGATGTGTTCGACGGCTCTTTCGTCACCAGTGAGTATGTGACGCCCTCGGACGCTCGCATCCTGCTCCGCAGATCCCCCACCGACGCGGCGGAGGGCGACCTCGTCGCCGCTCCGGCGCGGACCCTCCTCGCGCCCAATCGGCCCAACCCGTTCAACCCGCAGACGGAGATCCACTACACCCTGGAAACCGGCGGCCCCGTGCTTCTCGCGGTGTACGACGTGGCCGGACGTCTCGTCCGCGTCCTCGTGGACGGCGAGGAGAAGTCAGGCCTGGAGCACGTGACGCGCTGGGACGGGCGCGACAGCGAAGGAAGCGAAGCGGCCTCGGGGGTCTACGTCCTACGCCTCACGACACCCGGCTTCACCACGGCGCGGAAGATGGTACTGAGTCGATAG
- a CDS encoding SgcJ/EcaC family oxidoreductase has translation MRRAASWERARRLRLLLSLSLGSLLPAAGGALALRPARAEAEPAARGAVPRPLLVTVDDLPVASPGQHRDPDERERITRELLAVLAKHRIRAVGLVTWSNVHGPRDRRLLEQWLEAGHELGNHSDRHLDYTATDTTAYIADVESGRKELAAFLAAHDRKLRFFRFPFLREGDTVEKLRAMRRYLARTGQRNLPVTIDNEDWSFEAGWVEARRQSDAAARDSIAVEYQSQLRLEVRDHEALGDELFERPTPQILLLHANEIGTAQWDALFTGLARLGHHFAAADEVLADSVFAAAHEYVGRYGCSLWHRLDDARRRRGARDGIAQLLETSAAAWNRGDLEAFCADYAEDALFIAPSGVTRGRQAVLERYKKKYADHAAMGTLSFELVEIRLSAGMEASVLGSARPARVQSASVVARWSLAYPDKPTATGLTLLVLRPLGGGRWEILQDASM, from the coding sequence TTGCGTCGTGCAGCTTCCTGGGAGCGCGCGCGCCGGCTGCGGCTCCTCCTCTCCTTGAGCCTCGGTTCTCTCTTGCCGGCGGCAGGGGGCGCGCTGGCGCTGCGGCCGGCACGGGCAGAGGCGGAGCCCGCGGCGCGGGGCGCGGTCCCCCGGCCGCTCCTGGTCACGGTGGACGACCTGCCCGTGGCCTCGCCCGGCCAGCACCGCGACCCGGACGAGCGCGAGCGCATCACTCGCGAGCTCCTCGCCGTCCTCGCCAAGCACCGCATCCGTGCCGTCGGACTGGTGACCTGGAGCAATGTGCACGGGCCCCGGGACCGGCGGCTCCTGGAGCAATGGCTCGAGGCCGGGCACGAGCTCGGCAACCACTCCGACCGGCACCTCGACTACACCGCCACCGACACGACCGCCTACATCGCCGACGTGGAGAGCGGTCGCAAGGAGCTCGCGGCGTTTCTCGCCGCCCACGACCGCAAGCTGCGCTTCTTCCGCTTCCCCTTCCTGCGCGAGGGCGACACGGTGGAGAAGCTGCGCGCCATGCGTCGTTATCTCGCGCGCACCGGGCAGCGGAACTTGCCGGTCACCATCGACAACGAAGACTGGTCTTTCGAGGCCGGCTGGGTGGAGGCGCGGCGCCAGAGCGACGCAGCCGCCCGGGACAGCATCGCCGTCGAGTATCAGTCGCAGCTCCGGCTCGAGGTGCGCGACCACGAAGCGCTGGGCGACGAGCTCTTCGAGCGGCCCACTCCGCAGATCCTACTTCTCCACGCCAATGAAATCGGTACGGCGCAGTGGGACGCGCTCTTCACCGGGCTCGCGCGCCTCGGGCATCACTTTGCCGCCGCCGACGAGGTGCTCGCCGATTCGGTCTTCGCCGCCGCGCACGAGTACGTCGGGCGCTACGGCTGCAGCCTCTGGCACCGCCTCGACGACGCGCGCCGGCGGCGTGGGGCGCGCGACGGCATCGCCCAGCTCCTCGAGACCTCTGCCGCCGCCTGGAACCGTGGGGACCTCGAGGCCTTCTGCGCCGACTATGCGGAGGATGCACTGTTCATCGCGCCGAGCGGCGTGACGCGCGGCCGCCAGGCGGTTCTCGAGCGCTACAAGAAGAAGTACGCCGATCACGCCGCCATGGGAACGCTCTCGTTCGAACTCGTGGAGATCCGGCTCAGCGCCGGGATGGAGGCTTCGGTGCTCGGGAGCGCCCGACCGGCTCGGGTGCAGAGCGCCTCGGTGGTCGCGCGGTGGAGCCTCGCCTATCCCGACAAGCCAACGGCCACGGGTCTCACCTTGCTCGTGCTGCGCCCGCTGGGCGGCGGCCGCTGGGAGATCCTGCAGGACGCATCGATGTGA
- a CDS encoding Ig-like domain-containing protein: MPRSRARRAWWFAALLFLPAVREAQAFHASSDETPEVQRTDPASVRNSSNQWKLTRDDPRLDDFRDTYGEGWRVRWNELARTPHRAFGGRIAASAVGPATGAPRDAATVAALAEAFVRGHTALLGLHWEDLRPQRLEFRGGRWVVILQQWTQGIEMVGGRVDLRFTPAGDLVLFGSDAYPVPAAWTGSLGADACIQAALQGMPSGTLPHTGAPEAVFLPMLAGEPLPPGVRKTAPAANLGPEALRVRPAYRLHLKTLDPPGDWETYVDAETGSVLWRFDRVHTLTGHLSGDVHPLQGTAPLASLAFGAAEIFCGAVRDTVAAYGFESGAAGWSAQTPWALSGESVHGGTQAWSDSPGANYADYRNVSLTSPKLDIRGVHDPVLSFWTRVEVEDTWDFLYVEGSADNGSTWRTLMALSGTAAWHEERIDLSAFTDTRDLRLRFRLFSDGAVNAAGCWVDDVVVARLGSTVTAPDGSFAVVGTGGDSTLVTRMRGPYAQVFNRGAGGVQATLTAPPTGALTLHWGSGNSRADERDTFHALNAGRARLASIDPAFVELDQPLPVFVGTSFCNAYYGGWQIVVGAGGTGCADLGLWESVVVHEYGHAITDHVYGVAGDPPSDMHEAFSDYFAASLSGEPRIGPGILGTGTVFRSIDNELRAPEDVSGEAHIDGTILAGALWDLRSRLWPQVDLADSLFHFARYGAPKNFEDYYLDLLGVDDDDGNLGNGTPHLESIRSAFGDHGIGTGPEFETVQLAVQDAGGNGDGRLDGGETAQLRLTLRNYGGSETGVYVKIATAVPGVAIGVDSVPCGSVGAGAEIVAPSLFQVSIDPGVAAGTAVVLEIEIHSSQGVNGGTFMLPVGYVPILFVDDDRGMNFETWFTTSLARLGQKCLRWDAGTLGSPSAEQMARYRAVVWSTGNDRRNTLTPADQEELAAYLGAGGRLFLTGEDIGEDLWKGSGGVATPADKAFYENWLRAKVNIESEGAPAVQGLAGDPLSAGLALTLNGGTGANNLNSCSSLLPVNGSVECMRYSNGHTAALRYDGVYRLVYAGFGFEGLNSVSQRDTLMARTLRWLSPPEATPPSVALVQPNGGEHLLGASSTPIRWTATDAVAVTAVNLRLSTDGGQSFTTIAAGLPNSFTYSWNIPDLNSSSCLLRIEALDPSGNVGSDVSDAPFAITRPTDVAVAVPLRFALHGAMPNPFNPVTTLCFDLPRAARVRLEILAPNGRRVRTLVAGEFLQPGRLQRLWDGLDDHGRSVASGVFLVHLQADGFTAARKIQLLR; encoded by the coding sequence GTGCCGCGAAGTCGCGCCCGGCGAGCATGGTGGTTCGCTGCTCTACTCTTCCTTCCTGCGGTGCGGGAAGCACAGGCTTTCCATGCCTCCAGCGACGAGACTCCGGAGGTCCAGCGCACCGACCCCGCCAGCGTGCGCAACTCGTCGAACCAGTGGAAGCTGACGCGCGACGACCCGCGCCTCGATGACTTCCGCGACACCTACGGCGAAGGCTGGCGCGTGCGCTGGAACGAGCTCGCCCGGACGCCGCACCGCGCCTTCGGCGGCCGGATCGCGGCGTCGGCGGTCGGGCCGGCCACGGGGGCGCCGCGCGACGCGGCGACCGTAGCCGCTCTGGCAGAAGCCTTCGTCCGCGGCCACACGGCGCTCCTCGGCCTCCATTGGGAGGACTTGCGGCCGCAGCGCCTCGAATTCCGCGGTGGGCGCTGGGTCGTCATCCTGCAGCAGTGGACTCAGGGCATCGAGATGGTGGGCGGGCGGGTGGATCTGCGCTTCACACCAGCGGGTGATCTCGTTCTCTTCGGCTCCGACGCCTATCCGGTGCCGGCGGCGTGGACCGGAAGCCTCGGCGCCGACGCTTGCATCCAGGCGGCCTTGCAAGGCATGCCGAGCGGGACGTTGCCGCACACGGGCGCGCCCGAAGCGGTGTTCCTCCCCATGCTCGCCGGCGAACCGCTGCCTCCCGGAGTGCGCAAGACGGCACCGGCCGCGAACCTCGGACCGGAGGCGCTGCGGGTACGGCCGGCGTACCGGCTGCATCTCAAGACGCTCGACCCGCCGGGCGATTGGGAAACCTACGTGGATGCGGAGACCGGCAGCGTTCTCTGGCGCTTCGACCGCGTGCACACCTTGACCGGACATTTGAGCGGTGACGTGCACCCACTGCAGGGAACGGCGCCGCTCGCCTCGCTCGCCTTCGGTGCGGCGGAGATCTTCTGCGGCGCGGTGCGCGATACCGTGGCAGCCTACGGCTTCGAAAGCGGCGCCGCAGGTTGGAGCGCACAGACGCCGTGGGCCTTGTCCGGCGAATCCGTGCACGGCGGCACCCAAGCCTGGAGCGACAGCCCAGGGGCCAACTACGCCGACTACCGCAACGTGTCGCTCACCTCGCCGAAGCTCGACATCCGCGGCGTGCACGATCCGGTGCTCAGCTTCTGGACCCGCGTCGAGGTCGAGGACACCTGGGACTTCCTCTACGTCGAGGGCTCGGCGGACAACGGCAGCACCTGGCGCACTCTCATGGCGCTGAGCGGCACGGCGGCGTGGCACGAGGAGCGCATCGACCTGTCGGCGTTCACCGACACGCGCGACCTACGGCTCCGCTTCCGGCTGTTCAGCGACGGCGCGGTGAACGCCGCCGGCTGCTGGGTCGACGACGTCGTCGTCGCGCGCTTGGGTTCGACGGTCACGGCTCCGGACGGAAGCTTCGCCGTCGTCGGGACCGGCGGGGATTCCACCCTGGTGACGCGGATGCGCGGCCCCTACGCGCAAGTGTTCAACCGCGGAGCCGGCGGTGTCCAAGCCACCTTGACGGCGCCGCCCACGGGCGCCCTCACCCTGCACTGGGGCAGCGGCAACTCGCGCGCCGACGAGCGCGACACCTTCCACGCCCTGAACGCCGGACGCGCCCGTCTTGCCTCCATCGATCCGGCCTTCGTGGAGCTGGACCAGCCGCTGCCGGTGTTCGTCGGCACCTCCTTCTGCAACGCCTACTACGGCGGCTGGCAGATCGTCGTGGGGGCCGGTGGGACGGGATGCGCCGATCTCGGCCTGTGGGAATCGGTGGTGGTGCACGAGTACGGCCATGCGATCACCGATCACGTTTACGGCGTTGCCGGCGATCCACCCAGCGACATGCACGAGGCCTTCTCGGACTACTTCGCCGCCAGCCTGAGCGGCGAGCCGCGGATCGGTCCGGGCATCCTCGGCACCGGGACCGTCTTCCGCAGCATCGACAACGAGCTCCGCGCTCCCGAGGACGTCTCGGGAGAAGCCCACATCGACGGCACCATCCTGGCGGGGGCCCTCTGGGATCTACGCAGTCGTTTGTGGCCGCAAGTGGATCTGGCGGATTCGCTCTTCCACTTCGCCCGTTACGGGGCGCCGAAGAACTTCGAGGACTATTACCTCGACCTCCTCGGCGTGGATGACGACGACGGCAATCTGGGCAACGGCACGCCGCATCTCGAGAGCATCCGCTCCGCCTTCGGCGACCACGGCATCGGCACGGGCCCGGAGTTCGAGACGGTGCAGCTCGCGGTGCAGGACGCTGGCGGCAACGGCGACGGCCGTCTCGATGGGGGGGAGACGGCGCAGTTGCGCCTCACGCTGCGGAACTACGGCGGCAGCGAGACCGGCGTGTACGTCAAGATCGCGACCGCCGTTCCGGGTGTGGCCATCGGCGTCGACAGCGTCCCCTGCGGCAGCGTCGGTGCCGGGGCAGAAATCGTGGCGCCTTCGCTGTTCCAGGTGAGCATCGATCCCGGCGTGGCAGCCGGCACCGCCGTCGTCTTGGAGATCGAGATCCATTCCAGCCAGGGCGTGAACGGCGGCACCTTCATGCTGCCCGTGGGCTATGTTCCCATTCTCTTCGTCGACGACGATCGGGGCATGAACTTCGAGACCTGGTTCACCACGAGCCTGGCTCGCCTCGGACAGAAATGTCTGCGCTGGGACGCGGGCACGCTCGGCAGCCCCTCGGCGGAGCAGATGGCCCGTTACCGCGCCGTCGTCTGGTCCACGGGGAACGACCGCCGCAACACCCTCACTCCGGCGGATCAGGAAGAGCTGGCCGCCTATCTCGGCGCCGGGGGACGTTTGTTCCTGACCGGCGAGGACATCGGCGAGGACCTGTGGAAGGGGAGCGGCGGCGTCGCCACGCCGGCGGACAAGGCCTTCTACGAAAACTGGCTGCGCGCCAAGGTCAACATCGAGAGCGAGGGCGCGCCGGCAGTGCAAGGCTTGGCCGGGGATCCGCTCAGCGCCGGACTGGCGCTCACCTTGAACGGCGGCACGGGCGCCAACAATCTCAACAGCTGCTCGTCCTTGCTGCCGGTGAACGGCTCGGTCGAGTGCATGCGCTACAGCAACGGCCACACCGCGGCGTTGCGCTACGACGGAGTCTACCGGCTCGTCTACGCCGGCTTCGGCTTCGAGGGCCTGAACAGCGTGTCGCAGCGCGACACCCTGATGGCCCGCACGCTCCGCTGGCTCTCTCCGCCCGAGGCGACGCCGCCCAGCGTCGCGCTGGTGCAGCCGAACGGCGGTGAACATCTCCTCGGGGCGAGCTCCACCCCCATCCGCTGGACCGCCACCGACGCCGTGGCCGTGACCGCGGTGAACCTGCGGCTTTCGACCGACGGCGGCCAGAGCTTCACCACCATCGCCGCCGGTCTCCCCAACAGCTTCACCTATTCCTGGAACATCCCCGACCTGAACTCCAGCTCCTGTCTCCTCCGCATCGAGGCGCTGGACCCTTCGGGGAACGTGGGTAGCGACGTGAGCGACGCGCCCTTCGCCATCACCAGGCCGACGGATGTGGCGGTGGCGGTGCCGCTTCGCTTCGCTCTGCACGGGGCCATGCCGAATCCCTTCAATCCCGTCACGACCCTCTGCTTCGATCTGCCTCGCGCCGCCCGCGTCCGGCTGGAGATCCTCGCCCCGAACGGCAGGCGGGTGCGGACGTTGGTCGCCGGTGAGTTCTTGCAGCCGGGGAGATTGCAGCGGCTTTGGGACGGCCTCGATGACCACGGCCGCAGCGTGGCGTCCGGTGTCTTCCTCGTCCACCTGCAAGCCGACGGCTTCACGGCGGCGCGCAAGATCCAGCTGCTGCGCTAG
- the mce gene encoding methylmalonyl-CoA epimerase, with the protein MPEKIQKIDHVGIAVPDLEAAIRLYTLLFGAGPASIEEVPEQKVRTAFFQAGEATVELLCPTAPDSPIAGFLAKRGGGIHHLCLTVPDLEHAMAALAAQGVELIDKTPRLGAHGKRIAFVHPKSLGGVLLELSEAPRPGCVPAQRLPHAGPRG; encoded by the coding sequence GTGCCGGAAAAAATCCAAAAGATCGACCACGTGGGGATCGCTGTCCCGGATCTCGAGGCAGCGATCCGTCTCTACACGCTCCTCTTCGGCGCCGGCCCCGCCTCCATCGAAGAGGTTCCGGAGCAGAAGGTGCGCACCGCTTTCTTCCAGGCCGGCGAAGCCACCGTCGAGCTCCTCTGTCCCACCGCCCCGGACAGCCCGATCGCCGGGTTCCTCGCCAAACGCGGTGGCGGGATCCATCACCTTTGTCTCACCGTTCCCGACCTCGAACACGCCATGGCCGCCCTCGCTGCGCAAGGCGTCGAGCTGATCGACAAGACACCACGCCTCGGCGCACACGGCAAGCGCATCGCTTTCGTGCACCCGAAGTCCCTCGGCGGCGTCCTCCTCGAACTCTCCGAAGCGCCACGACCCGGCTGCGTCCCGGCGCAGCGCTTGCCTCACGCCGGTCCTCGCGGCTGA